In Coregonus clupeaformis isolate EN_2021a chromosome 15, ASM2061545v1, whole genome shotgun sequence, one genomic interval encodes:
- the LOC121582385 gene encoding FHA domain-containing protein FhaA-like isoform X1: MKAVSDIIITETERLKIRLFYKRNRIVSNQQGAFIMGKLCELALVSLALLALLHTDSTWAKRSGSSSSSKKSSSNNRGSEKKPSKTSNTQTGSYPRQPQSPNRNPNSYPAGGSYPGRGTNQNQNPAGGYPAAGGNHNQQYPGRGTNQGGYPNQNPAAGGYPAAGGYPAAGGYPNQQYPGRANPGGYPNQNPAAGGYPAAGGYPAAGGYPAAGGYPNQQYPGRANPGGYPNQNPVAGGYPAAGGYPNQQYPGRANPGGYPNQNPAAGGYPAAAGYPNQNPGRGGVNPGYPAGGYPVRGGNTGQGWGQAGGYPGGGMGGGYQPNWNPNNKILSPRYGGGYGYGGGHGGMGGGSPFSRSVQGMGHYPSTQSKGFAKKALMAAGVGAVAGMAIGYGLGRFPRPHFNFRNPQEEQSYNNYMYSKYGERSTDENDYGRDYTYKVPPRAESYDSFMDTCMKRNDLLQDQGSDSQATPNNQRNNPQVANSQSMPITPEVENSSPASNQEGTDTVKPLTPAHVEIAGEGKGKEEDDGPTVSIEEIGYPVLVEQLKNRKCVELYMNYSERFLEKQTAERSSSGSNNNNNNKYENSHSNPLGQGLVQLITTLLMVLSSTLLLQ, translated from the coding sequence GGCATTTATCATGGGGAAGCTATGTGAGCTGGCCCTGGTGTCTCTGGCCCTCCTGGCTCTGCTTCATACTGACTCTACATGGGCCAAGAGAAgtggcagcagtagcagcagcaaaaaATCATCATCCAACAACAGGGGCTCAGAAAAAAAGCCATCAAAAACATCAAACACGCAGACAGGAAGCTACCCCAGACAACCACAGAGCCCCAACAGGAACCCTAACTCATACCCAGCAGGAGGTAGTTATCCAGGGAGAGGTACCAATCAAAACCAGAACCCAGCCGGTGGATACCCTGCAGCAGGTGGAAACCACAACCAGCAGTATCCAGGCCGGGGAACCAACCAAGGAGGATATCCTAACCAAAACCCTGCTGCAGGTGGCTATCCTGCTGCAGGTGGCTATCCTGCTGCAGGTGGCTACCCCAACCAGCAGTATCCAGGCAGAGCCAATCCTGGGGGATATCCAAACCAGAACCCTGCAGCTGGAGGTTACCCAGCCGCTGGTGGCTATCCTGCAGCAGGTGGCTATCCTGCAGCAGGTGGCTATCCCAACCAGCAGTATCCAGGCAGAGCCAATCCTGGGGGATATCCAAACCAGAACCCTGTAGCTGGAGGTTACCCAGCCGCTGGTGGCTATCCCAACCAGCAGTATCCAGGCCGGGCAAATCCTGGGGGATATCCAAACCAGAATCCAGCAGCGGGTGGTTACCCTGCAGCAGCAGGCTACCCCAACCAGAAtccaggaagaggaggagtcaaTCCGGGATACCCAGCTGGAGGTTACCCAGTAAGAGGGGGAAATACTGGACAAGGCTGGGGGCAGGCAGGGGGCTACCCTggtggagggatgggaggaggttaCCAACCCAACTGGAACCCAAACAATAAGATCCTCAGTCCCCGCTATGGTGGAGGCTATGGTTATGGAGGTGGGCATGGGGGTATGGGAGGTGGCTCTCCCTTCTCACGCTCAGTTCAGGGTATGGGGCACTACCCCTCTACTCAGTCCAAGGGCTTTGCTAAGAAGGCTCTTATGGCCGCAGGGGTTGGGGCCGTGGCAGGTATGGCAATAGGCTATGGCCTTGGGCGTTTCCCTCGCCCACACTTTAACTTCCGCAACCCTCAGGAGGAGCAGTCCTACAACAACTACATGTACAGCAAATACGGCGAACGCTCCACAGACGAAAACGACTATGGCCGGGACTATACCTACAAAGTACCACCGCGGGCAGAGTCTTACGACAGCTTCATGGATACCTGCATGAAGAGGAACGACCTTCTGCAGGATCAGGGCAGCGACTCCCAGGCCACACCTAACAACCAGAGGAACAACCCCCAGGTAGCCAACAGCCAGAGCATGCCCATCACTCCTGAGGTGGAGAACAGCAGTCCAGCTAGCAACCAGGAGGGAACAGACACAGTGAAGCCTCTCACCCCAGCCCATGTGGAGATAGCTGGAGAGGGTAAGGGTAAGGAGGAGGATGACGGCCCAACAGTGAGCATTGAGGAGATTGGTTACCCTGTGTTGGTGGAGCAGCTGAAGAACCGTAAGTGTGTGGAGCTGTACATGAACTACTCAGAGCGCTTCCTGGAGAAGCAGACAGCTGAacgcagcagcagcggcagcaacaacaacaacaacaacaagtatgaGAACAGTCACAGTAACCCCCTCGGCCAGGGGCTGGTACAGCTGATAACCACCCTCCTCATGGTCCTGAGCAGCACTCTCCTGCTGCAGTAA
- the LOC121582385 gene encoding mediator of RNA polymerase II transcription subunit 15-like isoform X2 — MKAVSDIIITETERLKIRLFYKRNRIVSNQQGAFIMGKLCELALVSLALLALLHTDSTWAKRSGSSSSSKKSSSNNRGSEKKPSKTSNTQTGSYPRQPQSPNRNPNSYPAGGSYPGRGTNQNQNPAGGYPAAGGNHNQQYPGRGTNQGGYPNQNPAAGGYPAAGGYPAAGGYPAAGGYPNQQYPGRANPGGYPNQNPVAGGYPAAGGYPNQQYPGRANPGGYPNQNPAAGGYPAAAGYPNQNPGRGGVNPGYPAGGYPVRGGNTGQGWGQAGGYPGGGMGGGYQPNWNPNNKILSPRYGGGYGYGGGHGGMGGGSPFSRSVQGMGHYPSTQSKGFAKKALMAAGVGAVAGMAIGYGLGRFPRPHFNFRNPQEEQSYNNYMYSKYGERSTDENDYGRDYTYKVPPRAESYDSFMDTCMKRNDLLQDQGSDSQATPNNQRNNPQVANSQSMPITPEVENSSPASNQEGTDTVKPLTPAHVEIAGEGKGKEEDDGPTVSIEEIGYPVLVEQLKNRKCVELYMNYSERFLEKQTAERSSSGSNNNNNNKYENSHSNPLGQGLVQLITTLLMVLSSTLLLQ; from the exons GGCATTTATCATGGGGAAGCTATGTGAGCTGGCCCTGGTGTCTCTGGCCCTCCTGGCTCTGCTTCATACTGACTCTACATGGGCCAAGAGAAgtggcagcagtagcagcagcaaaaaATCATCATCCAACAACAGGGGCTCAGAAAAAAAGCCATCAAAAACATCAAACACGCAGACAGGAAGCTACCCCAGACAACCACAGAGCCCCAACAGGAACCCTAACTCATACCCAGCAGGAGGTAGTTATCCAGGGAGAGGTACCAATCAAAACCAGAACCCAGCCGGTGGATACCCTGCAGCAGGTGGAAACCACAACCAGCAGTATCCAGGCCGGGGAACCAACCAAGGAGGATATCCTAACCAAAACCCTGCTGCAGGTGGCTATCCTGCTGCAGGTGGCTATCCTGCTGCAG GTGGCTATCCTGCAGCAGGTGGCTATCCCAACCAGCAGTATCCAGGCAGAGCCAATCCTGGGGGATATCCAAACCAGAACCCTGTAGCTGGAGGTTACCCAGCCGCTGGTGGCTATCCCAACCAGCAGTATCCAGGCCGGGCAAATCCTGGGGGATATCCAAACCAGAATCCAGCAGCGGGTGGTTACCCTGCAGCAGCAGGCTACCCCAACCAGAAtccaggaagaggaggagtcaaTCCGGGATACCCAGCTGGAGGTTACCCAGTAAGAGGGGGAAATACTGGACAAGGCTGGGGGCAGGCAGGGGGCTACCCTggtggagggatgggaggaggttaCCAACCCAACTGGAACCCAAACAATAAGATCCTCAGTCCCCGCTATGGTGGAGGCTATGGTTATGGAGGTGGGCATGGGGGTATGGGAGGTGGCTCTCCCTTCTCACGCTCAGTTCAGGGTATGGGGCACTACCCCTCTACTCAGTCCAAGGGCTTTGCTAAGAAGGCTCTTATGGCCGCAGGGGTTGGGGCCGTGGCAGGTATGGCAATAGGCTATGGCCTTGGGCGTTTCCCTCGCCCACACTTTAACTTCCGCAACCCTCAGGAGGAGCAGTCCTACAACAACTACATGTACAGCAAATACGGCGAACGCTCCACAGACGAAAACGACTATGGCCGGGACTATACCTACAAAGTACCACCGCGGGCAGAGTCTTACGACAGCTTCATGGATACCTGCATGAAGAGGAACGACCTTCTGCAGGATCAGGGCAGCGACTCCCAGGCCACACCTAACAACCAGAGGAACAACCCCCAGGTAGCCAACAGCCAGAGCATGCCCATCACTCCTGAGGTGGAGAACAGCAGTCCAGCTAGCAACCAGGAGGGAACAGACACAGTGAAGCCTCTCACCCCAGCCCATGTGGAGATAGCTGGAGAGGGTAAGGGTAAGGAGGAGGATGACGGCCCAACAGTGAGCATTGAGGAGATTGGTTACCCTGTGTTGGTGGAGCAGCTGAAGAACCGTAAGTGTGTGGAGCTGTACATGAACTACTCAGAGCGCTTCCTGGAGAAGCAGACAGCTGAacgcagcagcagcggcagcaacaacaacaacaacaacaagtatgaGAACAGTCACAGTAACCCCCTCGGCCAGGGGCTGGTACAGCTGATAACCACCCTCCTCATGGTCCTGAGCAGCACTCTCCTGCTGCAGTAA